A part of Candidatus Electrothrix aestuarii genomic DNA contains:
- a CDS encoding class II 3-deoxy-7-phosphoheptulonate synthase, which produces MTTATNWTKSSWRNFPVLQQPNWPDENELNTVLQTISVLPPLVFAGEIRELKNKLAKAVQGDAFLLQGGDCSEEFCRCTAPNIRDTLKVLLQMAVTLTYAGEKPVIKVGRIAGQYAKPRSSDTEIVDGVELPSYRGDMCNAEAADPEARIPNPTRLLQGYNMSAASLNLLRAFTRGGFGALDKVQAWNQEFVKQSPMGRSYERMAKQISRTMKFMQNVGFDTNTPQLKEVEFYTSHEALFLGYEEALTREDSLEGGWYDCSGHMLWIGDRTRQIDGAHIEFLRGILNPLGMKVGPKHKIDDILSIVQKLNPNNEAGRITLITRFGAKDIENHLPTLLRAFKKEGMKVLWSCDPMHANIRKTETGHKTRSFDDILSELRQFFEIHWAEGTVPGGVHFELTGADVTECTGGARQLADEELGKNYQTTCDPRLNAEQSLEMAFQIAEMMKS; this is translated from the coding sequence GTTTTTGCCGGTGAAATACGCGAATTGAAAAATAAACTCGCTAAAGCTGTTCAGGGAGACGCCTTTCTCTTGCAGGGAGGCGATTGCTCGGAAGAATTTTGCCGCTGTACGGCCCCGAATATCAGAGATACCCTGAAGGTACTCCTGCAGATGGCGGTGACTCTGACCTACGCTGGTGAAAAGCCGGTTATCAAAGTTGGACGAATTGCTGGACAGTATGCCAAGCCCCGCTCCAGTGATACCGAGATTGTTGACGGTGTTGAATTGCCAAGCTATCGCGGTGACATGTGTAACGCCGAAGCAGCTGACCCGGAAGCGCGTATTCCGAACCCTACTCGGCTGCTGCAGGGGTATAATATGTCTGCTGCCAGCTTGAACCTACTCCGGGCTTTCACCAGGGGAGGATTTGGTGCTCTGGATAAAGTGCAGGCCTGGAATCAGGAGTTTGTCAAACAGTCTCCTATGGGCCGCTCCTATGAGCGAATGGCTAAGCAGATCAGCCGGACCATGAAGTTCATGCAGAACGTGGGGTTTGATACCAATACGCCGCAGTTAAAAGAGGTTGAATTTTACACCTCCCATGAGGCCCTCTTTCTTGGCTACGAAGAAGCGTTGACCCGTGAAGACTCTCTGGAAGGCGGCTGGTATGACTGCTCAGGTCATATGCTCTGGATTGGTGATAGGACCCGCCAGATTGATGGTGCTCATATTGAATTTCTCCGTGGTATCCTCAATCCTTTGGGAATGAAGGTCGGGCCTAAGCATAAGATTGATGATATCCTCTCTATTGTTCAAAAGTTAAACCCGAATAACGAAGCGGGCAGAATAACCCTGATCACCCGCTTTGGAGCAAAGGATATTGAAAACCACCTGCCCACCCTGCTCAGGGCGTTCAAGAAAGAAGGAATGAAAGTCCTCTGGAGTTGCGATCCTATGCATGCCAATATCCGCAAAACAGAGACAGGACATAAGACCCGAAGTTTTGATGATATTCTCTCAGAGCTGCGTCAGTTTTTTGAGATACACTGGGCTGAGGGAACTGTTCCTGGTGGTGTTCATTTTGAGTTGACCGGAGCTGATGTCACAGAGTGTACTGGTGGCGCACGGCAGCTGGCTGATGAGGAGCTGGGCAAGAACTACCAGACTACCTGCGATCCTCGTTTAAATGCGGAACAGTCTTTGGAAATGGCCTTTCAAATTGCTGAAATGATGAAAAGCTAA
- a CDS encoding right-handed parallel beta-helix repeat-containing protein, producing the protein MPSKKTKHLILFCTLFSLFLNTSCQSQHAEASSPQTPKPVTQEYFDQVVQHNLQVAHEKALSLMDLHFHDKGRKLLVPTQYKTIQSAINAATTGDSVIVKEGIYYEQLVMKEGVKLISDASNDGNTIVPVDQALLQLPRRTLRTVIDGSKSSPSHHGMFDFSEGIGPTSIIDGFTIQNMPKQNHHNAGHAHAINMRGASAVVMNCLIRKNGSTGIGNHVFFKDQKQPMPTRDFRWQNINTRSSAVLYHNIIKDNFGLGIGCNHFSTPWVLGNEIFGNDDSELTGSPSPGIGTKHGAAPNILGNIVHNNPGGGILTGRGEPQGRYQIDKPTAPLIAQNIVFSNGKNKPGIGNEAAGSAELPVRILNNLVIRERAVGIGLMNGGVSIVEDNRVDQTGSVGIAINSSTVLRLNRNQISKTGSPGIVLVFGSKVHEMKDNTMTNTRGPKLVVEESEIYSR; encoded by the coding sequence ATGCCATCAAAAAAAACAAAGCATCTCATCCTGTTCTGTACCCTCTTCTCACTCTTTCTCAACACGTCCTGCCAGTCACAACACGCAGAAGCAAGCTCTCCTCAAACTCCCAAACCTGTTACCCAGGAGTATTTTGATCAAGTCGTACAACACAATCTCCAGGTGGCCCACGAGAAAGCCCTGAGCCTGATGGATTTACATTTTCATGATAAGGGGAGAAAACTACTCGTTCCCACACAGTACAAGACCATTCAGTCGGCTATCAATGCCGCAACAACGGGGGATTCCGTGATTGTTAAGGAAGGGATCTATTACGAACAGTTGGTCATGAAGGAGGGGGTGAAGCTTATTTCAGATGCCTCCAACGATGGCAATACAATCGTTCCCGTTGATCAAGCGCTCTTGCAGCTGCCCCGTAGAACCCTGCGGACGGTTATTGATGGCTCTAAATCCTCCCCATCCCATCACGGGATGTTTGATTTCAGCGAGGGAATTGGTCCGACAAGCATCATTGATGGCTTTACCATCCAAAATATGCCCAAACAGAACCACCACAATGCTGGTCATGCCCATGCTATCAACATGAGAGGAGCAAGTGCCGTGGTTATGAACTGTCTTATCCGCAAAAATGGTTCCACAGGAATCGGCAATCACGTCTTTTTTAAGGACCAAAAACAGCCTATGCCTACCCGAGATTTCCGTTGGCAGAATATCAATACCAGATCTTCCGCTGTACTTTATCATAATATTATCAAGGACAATTTTGGTTTAGGCATCGGGTGTAATCATTTTTCCACCCCCTGGGTCTTGGGCAATGAAATTTTTGGCAACGATGATTCGGAACTCACCGGAAGCCCCTCACCAGGCATTGGCACGAAACACGGCGCAGCGCCTAACATTCTCGGCAATATAGTGCATAATAACCCTGGTGGAGGTATCCTGACCGGGAGAGGTGAACCTCAGGGCAGATATCAGATAGATAAGCCGACCGCTCCTCTGATTGCGCAGAATATCGTCTTCAGCAATGGCAAGAACAAACCGGGCATAGGAAATGAAGCAGCCGGTTCAGCAGAGCTGCCAGTCAGAATCCTCAATAATCTTGTGATCAGAGAACGCGCTGTCGGGATTGGCTTAATGAATGGGGGCGTGAGTATTGTGGAGGATAATCGTGTTGACCAGACCGGCTCTGTGGGAATAGCCATTAATAGCAGCACGGTCCTGAGGCTGAACCGTAATCAGATAAGCAAAACTGGTTCTCCAGGTATTGTTCTTGTCTTCGGCTCAAAGGTGCATGAGATGAAAGACAATACCATGACTAATACTCGTGGACCCAAGCTGGTCGTTGAGGAGAGCGAGATTTATTCACGCTAA
- a CDS encoding two-CW domain-containing protein produces the protein MERELLNCWEFKNCGREPGGRNSALLGVCSVALEEEIDGIHGGKNAGRCCWLIASSYGSKGPFGCFGGGFTKCEECDFYHMVKEDSDLLVVA, from the coding sequence ATGGAAAGGGAGCTTTTGAACTGTTGGGAGTTTAAAAATTGCGGTAGAGAGCCTGGAGGCAGAAATTCTGCGCTACTCGGTGTGTGTTCTGTTGCACTTGAAGAGGAAATTGATGGAATTCATGGCGGCAAAAATGCTGGGCGCTGTTGCTGGCTTATAGCCTCTTCATATGGCTCAAAAGGACCGTTTGGCTGTTTTGGGGGTGGGTTTACCAAGTGCGAAGAGTGTGACTTCTACCATATGGTAAAGGAAGATTCCGATCTTCTTGTTGTAGCATAG
- a CDS encoding PilZ domain-containing protein, translated as MNGLNNRQFTRMNIRWAVQIDFESTQYRYFVENLSLSGFLVKEECGLAMGDICKITIKESALYTDAVIRAAGLIVRKTEQITAFEFIGMKLNSYCYLQASLLTKAIKPSDLVTEIVQSNIFSFDKDLVFNSARNFDRNEISILLDDLGL; from the coding sequence ATGAATGGATTAAATAATCGACAATTTACCCGGATGAATATTCGCTGGGCTGTTCAGATTGATTTCGAGTCCACGCAATATCGGTATTTTGTCGAGAATCTTAGTTTAAGTGGTTTTCTCGTTAAGGAAGAGTGCGGACTGGCGATGGGAGATATCTGTAAAATAACTATAAAAGAATCAGCTTTGTATACAGACGCTGTTATTCGTGCCGCCGGTTTAATTGTCAGGAAAACAGAACAGATTACTGCTTTTGAATTTATCGGTATGAAATTGAATAGCTATTGTTACCTTCAGGCAAGCCTGTTGACCAAAGCTATCAAACCTTCGGACTTGGTAACTGAGATTGTTCAAAGCAATATTTTTAGCTTCGATAAAGACTTAGTCTTTAATAGTGCTCGTAATTTTGATAGAAATGAGATATCGATTTTGCTTGATGATCTTGGCCTCTAG
- the zwf gene encoding glucose-6-phosphate dehydrogenase: MEKRSCDFIIFGVMGDLAQRKLLPSLYQLEKAGMLNYDTRIVGVARHDLDQQAFLAEMRKKLKKFVEEPLEREAEEQLLSRMHYVLINLDQPEQYTRLCQLTNQQCRVMVNYFSVAPSLFGDICNGLDHAGLITPETRVVLEKPIGRNLATSRQINDLVAKFFHERQIYRIDHYLGKETVMNLLALRFANSIFTTNWDHNTIDHVQITVAEQVGIEGRWGYFDKSGQLRDMVQNHLMQILTLVAMEPPVNLQDDSLRNEKLKVLKALRPITTKNIERRVVRGQYGPGFIRGKSVPGYLEESGGNPTSSTETFVAIRLDIDNWRWAGVPFYLRTGKAMATKRSEVVINYKQLPHNIFTDSYRSLPANKLVIRLQPDEGVEIEMLNKAPGIGDGIHLQRTMLDLSFSEAFKKERVAGAYERLILDVMQGSQALFIHRDEVEHSWTWIDSIQDAWEKSNEPPKQYPAGTWGPVASVALLARDGREWEE, from the coding sequence ATGGAGAAGCGATCCTGTGATTTTATCATCTTTGGTGTTATGGGGGATCTGGCCCAGCGTAAGCTCTTGCCCTCGCTCTATCAGCTGGAAAAGGCAGGTATGCTTAACTACGATACCAGGATTGTCGGGGTGGCTCGCCATGACCTTGATCAGCAGGCCTTTTTGGCCGAGATGCGGAAAAAACTGAAAAAATTCGTTGAAGAGCCCTTGGAACGTGAGGCGGAAGAGCAGCTTCTTTCCAGGATGCATTATGTCCTGATCAATCTTGATCAACCGGAGCAGTATACGCGCCTCTGCCAGCTGACCAATCAGCAGTGCCGGGTGATGGTGAATTATTTTTCTGTTGCTCCCTCTTTGTTTGGTGATATCTGTAACGGCCTGGACCATGCCGGTCTAATCACCCCGGAGACCAGGGTTGTGCTGGAAAAACCCATTGGCCGTAATCTGGCAACCTCTCGCCAGATCAACGATCTTGTGGCCAAGTTCTTTCATGAACGCCAGATTTACCGCATTGATCATTATCTGGGTAAGGAAACGGTCATGAACCTGTTGGCCTTGCGTTTTGCCAACTCCATTTTCACAACCAACTGGGATCACAACACCATTGATCATGTCCAGATTACTGTGGCAGAGCAGGTGGGCATCGAGGGCCGCTGGGGCTATTTTGATAAATCTGGCCAGTTGCGAGACATGGTGCAGAACCACCTGATGCAGATTCTAACCTTGGTTGCTATGGAGCCGCCTGTCAATTTGCAAGACGACAGCCTGCGTAATGAAAAATTGAAGGTGCTCAAGGCACTGCGTCCGATCACAACGAAAAATATTGAGCGAAGAGTGGTACGAGGGCAGTACGGACCAGGATTTATTCGGGGAAAATCTGTTCCTGGCTATTTGGAGGAATCAGGGGGCAATCCGACATCCAGCACAGAGACTTTTGTCGCCATCCGGCTGGATATCGATAACTGGCGTTGGGCCGGGGTGCCTTTTTATCTGCGTACCGGCAAGGCGATGGCCACCAAGCGTTCCGAGGTGGTGATCAACTATAAGCAGCTGCCCCATAATATATTTACCGACTCGTATCGCTCCTTGCCGGCCAATAAGCTCGTAATCCGCCTTCAGCCCGATGAAGGCGTGGAGATAGAGATGCTGAACAAGGCTCCGGGCATCGGGGATGGCATCCATCTTCAGCGCACTATGCTGGATCTCAGTTTTTCCGAGGCCTTTAAAAAGGAGCGAGTTGCCGGTGCCTATGAACGTCTGATTCTGGATGTCATGCAGGGAAGTCAGGCCCTGTTCATTCACCGGGATGAGGTGGAACACTCCTGGACCTGGATCGACTCCATTCAGGATGCCTGGGAAAAATCCAATGAGCCGCCCAAGCAATACCCGGCAGGCACCTGGGGGCCGGTGGCCTCGGTAGCCCTGCTGGCGCGGGATGGGCGGGAGTGGGAGGAGTGA
- a CDS encoding DUF6515 family protein — protein sequence MLQRRQSFEQKRGQERKKTLRTVRICWAVFLSTGLLFTPLTPVFARGFNPVVPGYASPDRGAPVVPRMSQPRRPSRSPDRGYRNRPSSSNRSRNHRSGNYVAPSRRGSFYPSRRSYSAPRHYNRSRRRFSRGSVYATLPLGYAAIMLANDLYYYYSGSFYRPAPGGYMIVDAPVGAVVPSLPFGYSYLVVDGTRYYTYEGNYYLQVSNGYQIVQDPRRRVVQPVLSNQIVVTSNMLNVRSGPGIQYSISGRVYSGDVLQVLQREAGWTYVRLPDNTWGWVMSQFTAPVGVRADG from the coding sequence ATGTTACAGCGTCGACAGTCTTTTGAACAGAAAAGGGGGCAGGAGAGAAAAAAAACGTTGCGAACCGTAAGGATATGTTGGGCAGTCTTTCTCTCCACAGGATTACTTTTCACCCCGCTTACTCCGGTCTTTGCTCGCGGTTTTAATCCGGTAGTACCAGGGTATGCCTCACCAGACAGAGGGGCTCCGGTAGTACCCCGTATGAGCCAGCCGAGAAGACCGTCGCGTTCTCCTGATCGGGGCTATCGAAATCGTCCCTCCTCATCAAACCGGTCACGAAACCATAGATCAGGAAATTATGTTGCTCCGTCGCGTCGTGGGTCTTTCTATCCCTCAAGGCGTTCTTATTCTGCTCCCCGCCATTATAACAGATCACGACGTCGCTTTTCCAGAGGAAGTGTGTATGCAACGCTCCCTTTGGGATATGCAGCGATTATGCTGGCTAATGACTTGTATTACTATTACTCGGGGAGCTTTTATCGCCCTGCTCCTGGGGGGTATATGATTGTTGATGCACCTGTTGGAGCCGTGGTTCCCTCACTTCCTTTTGGCTACAGTTACCTGGTTGTGGACGGGACTCGCTATTATACCTATGAGGGAAACTATTATCTTCAGGTTTCTAATGGGTATCAGATTGTGCAGGATCCGAGAAGGAGAGTCGTACAGCCTGTTCTCAGTAATCAGATCGTTGTTACCTCAAATATGCTCAATGTTCGTTCTGGTCCAGGTATTCAGTACTCGATATCAGGGCGGGTATATTCTGGAGATGTTCTCCAGGTCCTGCAAAGAGAAGCGGGTTGGACTTATGTGCGGCTGCCCGATAATACCTGGGGCTGGGTTATGAGTCAGTTCACAGCCCCTGTTGGAGTACGTGCTGACGGATAG
- a CDS encoding LL-diaminopimelate aminotransferase: protein MLKINEHYLKLQASYLFSDIAKRVSAFQEANPDKEIIRLGIGDVTHGLPKACIAAFHSAVDEMAEDSSFRGYGPEQGYAFLREIIAENDFQARGADISPDEIFVSDGAKCDTGNIQELFSIDAKIAIPDPVYPVYLDTNVMAGRTGTFSDGRYQGMVYLDSTHENNYVPDLPSEPVDLIYLCFPNNPTGSTATKEELKKWVDYAKENKALILFDAAYEAFIRDESLPHSIFEIEGAKEVAIEFRSLSKNAGFTGTRCAYTVVPKECMAFDSAGNKQAIHPLWNRRHCTKFNGVSYPVQRAAEAVYSAEGKVQCKALVDSYLENADLIAKAIGELGFAYAGAANSPYVWIQGQRNSWEFFDMLLNEAGVVCTPGEGFGKCGQGYIRLSAFNSRENVITAMERIKKALA, encoded by the coding sequence ATGCTGAAAATCAACGAACATTATCTGAAATTGCAGGCCTCGTACCTTTTTTCCGATATCGCGAAACGAGTGAGCGCCTTTCAGGAAGCCAACCCGGACAAGGAGATCATCCGGCTGGGAATTGGCGATGTGACCCACGGACTCCCCAAGGCCTGTATTGCTGCCTTTCACAGTGCTGTGGACGAAATGGCGGAAGACAGCAGTTTTCGCGGCTACGGGCCTGAGCAAGGATACGCCTTCCTTCGTGAGATTATCGCAGAAAATGATTTCCAGGCCAGAGGCGCAGACATCAGTCCAGATGAGATCTTTGTTTCAGACGGAGCAAAATGTGATACCGGAAATATTCAGGAGCTGTTCAGCATAGATGCCAAGATTGCCATTCCCGATCCGGTCTACCCGGTGTACCTGGACACCAATGTTATGGCCGGACGCACAGGAACCTTCAGCGATGGACGCTATCAGGGCATGGTCTACCTTGATTCAACCCATGAAAATAACTATGTCCCGGACCTCCCCTCAGAGCCGGTTGACCTGATTTACCTCTGCTTTCCCAATAATCCCACCGGCTCCACAGCCACCAAGGAAGAGCTAAAGAAATGGGTGGACTACGCTAAGGAAAATAAGGCGCTCATCCTCTTTGATGCGGCCTATGAGGCCTTTATCCGCGATGAGTCCCTGCCCCACTCTATCTTTGAGATTGAGGGTGCCAAGGAAGTTGCTATAGAGTTCCGCTCATTATCCAAGAATGCTGGCTTCACCGGAACACGTTGCGCCTACACTGTTGTTCCCAAGGAGTGTATGGCCTTTGACAGTGCGGGCAATAAGCAGGCAATCCACCCGCTCTGGAACCGACGCCACTGCACCAAGTTCAACGGGGTTTCCTATCCTGTCCAACGGGCAGCCGAAGCGGTATATTCCGCTGAAGGCAAGGTCCAATGCAAAGCACTGGTGGACTCCTACCTTGAGAACGCAGACCTGATTGCCAAAGCAATTGGAGAGCTGGGTTTTGCATATGCTGGGGCAGCCAACTCCCCCTATGTCTGGATCCAGGGGCAGCGTAATTCCTGGGAATTCTTTGATATGTTGCTGAATGAAGCCGGAGTCGTTTGTACACCGGGCGAAGGATTCGGAAAATGTGGTCAGGGCTATATTCGCCTTTCCGCCTTTAACTCCCGTGAAAACGTCATCACGGCGATGGAGAGAATCAAAAAGGCTCTCGCCTGA
- a CDS encoding radical SAM protein — protein sequence MNRATYKQYGSEKFCKRIYLVAPKHPDNFWSMQGTADVLGAKTLMPNAALATLMALTPAGVDIRYTLADENISTIDFDYPCDLVAITGGTLHARRIHDLCDRFKQKGRQIALGGTYASIEHDRCDGLADYLFVGEAEYTWPLFLKQWMIGTARKVYTQEEYIDMKDSPPPDWSLISAGDYVNISIQTSRGCPNQCDFCDVIQYVGRNYRTKSIEQILAELDNALDIGARTVFFSDDNFLGNKQFTRELLSRVIAWNVQQERPLSFSTQITVQVADDDELLKMFADAKFSVLFLGVETVRKESLAEVHKSRNVDRDIFERIRKISRYGIVPFIGLIVGFDNDDEGVFKDLEDFLNATDSPIAGVSLLNAPRHTPLYKRLRQENRLTDNSFSGEWQLQSNIIPKQMTPERLNELYWDFFQKLYKPDFFEDRFLRWLQNVDYFSTVYVNRKADAKQMVFGIRIFKYFLFNADRDVRMLFFRMLRKTWKINPKLMRRFFTVITQYTHFHSFVEKGRKP from the coding sequence ATGAATCGTGCAACGTATAAGCAGTATGGATCAGAAAAGTTTTGCAAAAGAATTTATCTTGTAGCGCCAAAACATCCAGATAATTTTTGGTCCATGCAGGGAACGGCGGATGTGTTGGGTGCCAAAACACTGATGCCCAATGCAGCCTTGGCGACCCTGATGGCATTGACGCCAGCAGGTGTTGACATACGATATACGCTGGCCGATGAAAATATCAGTACAATTGACTTTGATTATCCCTGCGATCTTGTAGCGATAACCGGAGGAACGCTGCATGCCCGGCGAATCCATGATCTTTGTGACAGGTTTAAACAAAAAGGGAGACAGATCGCCCTTGGAGGAACCTACGCCTCTATTGAACATGACCGCTGTGACGGACTGGCGGATTATCTTTTTGTCGGGGAAGCAGAATATACTTGGCCGCTCTTTCTCAAGCAATGGATGATCGGCACCGCCAGGAAGGTCTATACTCAGGAGGAGTATATTGACATGAAGGACAGTCCGCCTCCTGATTGGTCCTTAATTTCCGCTGGAGATTATGTCAATATCAGTATTCAGACCAGCAGAGGGTGTCCCAATCAATGTGATTTCTGCGACGTGATACAGTATGTAGGCAGGAACTATCGAACAAAATCTATTGAGCAGATCTTGGCGGAACTGGACAACGCGCTGGATATCGGTGCGAGAACAGTTTTCTTTTCAGATGATAATTTTCTCGGTAATAAACAATTCACACGAGAACTGCTTAGCCGGGTGATTGCCTGGAATGTGCAACAGGAAAGGCCCCTGTCCTTTTCAACCCAGATTACGGTACAGGTCGCCGACGATGACGAACTGTTGAAGATGTTTGCCGATGCCAAGTTTTCCGTTTTATTTTTAGGGGTTGAAACAGTGAGAAAGGAAAGTCTTGCAGAGGTGCATAAGAGTCGAAATGTGGACAGAGATATTTTTGAAAGAATCCGTAAAATATCCCGTTATGGCATTGTCCCTTTTATCGGCCTGATTGTCGGATTTGATAACGATGATGAGGGGGTGTTCAAAGATCTGGAGGACTTTCTCAACGCAACCGACAGTCCCATTGCTGGTGTCAGTTTATTAAACGCGCCTCGCCATACCCCTCTCTATAAACGATTGCGGCAGGAAAACCGCCTGACCGACAATAGTTTCTCCGGTGAATGGCAGTTACAGTCTAATATTATTCCCAAACAAATGACTCCTGAACGATTAAATGAGTTATATTGGGATTTTTTTCAGAAGCTTTATAAGCCGGATTTTTTTGAGGACAGGTTCCTGCGATGGTTACAGAATGTTGATTATTTCAGTACGGTCTATGTCAACAGGAAGGCTGACGCAAAGCAGATGGTGTTCGGGATCAGGATTTTTAAATATTTTCTCTTTAACGCGGACCGGGATGTACGGATGCTGTTCTTCAGAATGCTGCGAAAGACGTGGAAGATAAACCCGAAGTTGATGCGACGATTTTTTACCGTGATTACCCAGTACACTCATTTTCACAGCTTTGTTGAAAAAGGGCGGAAGCCTTGA
- the thiC gene encoding phosphomethylpyrimidine synthase ThiC, producing the protein MQTRLTQLELARAGELTEQINIVAQNEGLAPELIRSRVAKGEIVIANHPLRPQQKIVGIGTGLRTKVNASIGTSSDICDINMEVRKAIIAEQEGADTLMELSADGDFDAIRRAVLAATNLPVGTVPLYQAFKETTAKYANPGKLDPEYLFDLIEKQLADGISFMAIHCGINQYTVERLRKQGYRYGGLVSKGGTFMVAWMDINGKENPLYEQFDRVCALMKKYDAILSLGNGIRAGAIHDSHDRAQMAEMIINCELAELGREMGCQMMVEGPGHVPLDEIAGNIMLEKRMSGNAPYYVLGPLPLDSGAGYDHITAAIGAANSSRHGADLVCYITPAEHLALPDENDVREGVRATRLAVRVGDIAKYPERRENEKAASMARRDMRWQDLEQHLLFPEVVKELRKNRMPEHNDTCTMCGDFCAMKKGTEVFQNDIAGDKLTPAI; encoded by the coding sequence ATGCAAACCCGACTCACCCAATTGGAACTGGCCCGTGCCGGAGAACTAACCGAACAGATCAACATCGTTGCCCAAAACGAAGGCCTTGCCCCGGAGCTCATCAGGAGCCGGGTTGCCAAGGGCGAGATCGTTATTGCCAACCACCCCCTGCGCCCGCAGCAAAAGATCGTCGGCATAGGCACAGGCTTACGTACCAAGGTCAATGCCTCCATTGGTACTTCTTCTGATATCTGTGATATCAACATGGAGGTACGCAAGGCTATCATCGCAGAGCAGGAAGGCGCCGATACCCTGATGGAGCTTTCAGCAGACGGTGATTTTGATGCCATCCGACGGGCCGTCCTGGCAGCCACCAACCTCCCAGTGGGAACCGTTCCCCTCTATCAGGCCTTTAAAGAGACCACAGCAAAATACGCCAATCCCGGCAAGCTCGATCCGGAGTATCTCTTCGACCTGATTGAGAAGCAGCTGGCAGACGGCATCAGCTTTATGGCTATCCACTGTGGGATAAATCAATACACGGTGGAGCGCCTGCGCAAGCAGGGTTATCGCTACGGCGGTCTGGTCTCCAAGGGGGGAACCTTCATGGTCGCCTGGATGGACATCAACGGCAAAGAAAATCCCCTCTACGAGCAGTTCGACCGGGTTTGTGCCCTGATGAAGAAGTACGATGCCATCCTCTCGCTGGGCAATGGTATCCGGGCCGGAGCCATCCATGACAGCCATGATCGGGCCCAGATGGCGGAGATGATCATCAACTGTGAGTTGGCTGAGCTAGGTCGGGAAATGGGCTGCCAGATGATGGTGGAAGGGCCAGGCCATGTTCCTCTCGATGAAATCGCAGGCAACATCATGCTGGAAAAACGGATGAGCGGCAACGCGCCTTACTACGTGCTCGGTCCTCTGCCCCTGGACAGTGGCGCAGGCTACGATCATATCACCGCTGCCATTGGCGCGGCTAACTCTTCCCGGCACGGCGCAGACTTGGTCTGCTATATCACCCCGGCTGAACATCTGGCTCTGCCTGATGAAAACGATGTCCGCGAAGGTGTGCGGGCCACCCGTCTGGCTGTCCGAGTTGGTGATATTGCTAAATATCCCGAGCGAAGGGAGAACGAGAAGGCGGCCTCAATGGCCCGACGGGATATGCGTTGGCAGGATCTGGAGCAACATCTCCTCTTCCCGGAAGTAGTTAAGGAGCTGCGTAAGAACAGGATGCCGGAGCACAACGACACCTGCACTATGTGTGGCGATTTCTGCGCGATGAAAAAGGGGACCGAGGTATTTCAGAACGACATTGCAGGAGATAAGCTCACTCCGGCAATTTAA
- the dapF gene encoding diaminopimelate epimerase — protein sequence MQTPDFPVPFVKMSGTGNDFIIIDHRKPVLAPEAMADFAAKVCRRKFSAGADGLILIEDSSEADFQWQFFNADGSVAEMCGNGARCAARFAFLQGIAPAEMRFATLAGIIEASVSEKDVAVKMTDPVDLKMDQRITVDGKEYTVHSIDTGVPHAVVFVDDIEQTDVRTLGSFIRHHQAFMPAGTNVNFAQRQGDAIKVRTYERGVEDETLACGTGAAASAIIAALLGQAASPVNIITSGGDRLTILFDIKEGMEKGTDGTVGAVQNVFLKGPAYTIYSGTFDAEALL from the coding sequence ATGCAGACACCTGACTTTCCTGTCCCCTTTGTGAAGATGAGCGGCACAGGCAATGATTTCATTATTATTGATCACCGTAAACCCGTACTTGCCCCTGAGGCGATGGCCGACTTTGCAGCCAAGGTTTGCCGGAGAAAATTTTCCGCTGGCGCAGATGGGTTGATCCTTATTGAGGATTCCTCTGAGGCAGACTTCCAATGGCAGTTCTTCAACGCAGACGGTTCAGTCGCTGAGATGTGCGGAAACGGAGCCCGTTGCGCGGCCCGCTTTGCCTTTTTGCAGGGTATTGCCCCGGCAGAGATGCGCTTTGCCACCTTGGCTGGCATTATTGAGGCCTCTGTCTCTGAAAAGGATGTTGCCGTGAAGATGACCGATCCCGTGGACCTGAAAATGGACCAGCGTATCACTGTGGACGGGAAAGAATACACGGTCCACAGCATTGATACCGGTGTCCCCCATGCCGTGGTCTTTGTCGATGATATCGAGCAGACTGATGTCCGCACCTTAGGGAGTTTCATCCGCCATCATCAGGCCTTTATGCCTGCTGGCACCAATGTGAACTTTGCCCAGAGGCAAGGAGATGCCATCAAGGTCCGGACTTATGAGCGGGGCGTGGAAGATGAGACCCTGGCCTGCGGAACAGGGGCAGCAGCCTCAGCCATCATTGCCGCACTCCTGGGTCAGGCCGCCTCTCCGGTCAACATCATTACCTCCGGTGGTGATCGTCTGACTATCCTTTTCGATATCAAGGAGGGCATGGAGAAAGGAACCGACGGTACCGTAGGAGCTGTCCAGAATGTTTTCCTGAAGGGACCGGCGTATACCATTTATTCTGGAACATTCGACGCTGAGGCCTTGCTGTAA